A single Pedobacter sp. PACM 27299 DNA region contains:
- the efp gene encoding elongation factor P, with the protein MAKASEIKVGNILRFNGELVTVIEILHRTPGKGGAFYLGKFRNIKTGKIVEARLGTDEQVEICRVETSDYQYLYEEGDYFVVMDNESFEQFSVAKELFGESAKFLKEGMDVIVSFESEEPIMAQAPNFVELMVTYAEPAVKGDTSSGAQKMVTTENGIEIRVPLFVNEGDKLKVDTRTGEYVERVK; encoded by the coding sequence ATGGCAAAGGCATCTGAAATTAAAGTAGGAAACATTTTACGTTTTAACGGCGAACTGGTAACAGTTATTGAAATCTTACACCGTACCCCAGGTAAAGGTGGCGCATTCTACTTAGGTAAATTTCGCAACATTAAAACTGGAAAAATTGTGGAAGCCCGCTTAGGAACTGATGAGCAAGTAGAAATTTGCCGCGTAGAGACTAGTGACTACCAATATTTATATGAAGAAGGTGATTATTTTGTAGTAATGGACAATGAGTCTTTCGAGCAGTTCAGTGTTGCTAAAGAATTATTCGGTGAATCAGCAAAATTCCTTAAAGAAGGAATGGATGTGATCGTTTCTTTTGAAAGTGAAGAACCAATCATGGCTCAGGCTCCAAATTTCGTTGAATTGATGGTTACTTATGCAGAACCAGCGGTTAAAGGCGATACTTCTTCTGGTGCTCAGAAAATGGTTACGACAGAAAATGGTATCGAAATCAGAGTTCCATTGTTCGTTAACGAAGGTGATAAATTAAAAGTAGATACACGCACAGGTGAATATGTGGAGCGTGTGAAATAA
- a CDS encoding alpha/beta fold hydrolase — MIKQLTLLFVLIASIAMGKSSPLEKVVPMKIDTTAVVEIGGMKQFIKLQGVDEEKPLLLFLHGGPGTSLIPVADTFTDQLKSNFVVVQWDQRQSGETLKLNSSPEKLSLGLLQKDTEELIYYLLQRFNRKKLFLVSHSFGSMLGFDFAAKHPESLYAYIPISAIVDQRKSEKLTMEMLNKWAKETQNATAVKELALVKLPFEKEDDLFYSQKWLFIHNGVDFAKEAAFKAKYHDWLAIWFPMWKQTVTNNLFKTLPVLNCPVYFIEGIGDKQKSHYLVEDYYKFIKAPKKALFWFEKSGHTVFNSEPEKLQQVIIDEILPAALSSTP; from the coding sequence ATGATAAAGCAATTGACCCTACTTTTTGTATTGATCGCTTCGATTGCAATGGGAAAAAGCAGCCCACTCGAGAAGGTCGTCCCGATGAAAATAGATACTACAGCAGTGGTAGAGATCGGTGGGATGAAGCAGTTTATTAAGCTGCAGGGCGTAGATGAAGAAAAACCCTTGCTGCTGTTCCTTCATGGCGGACCAGGTACTTCATTGATTCCAGTGGCGGATACTTTCACCGACCAGCTAAAATCAAATTTTGTGGTCGTTCAATGGGACCAAAGGCAGAGCGGAGAAACCTTAAAACTCAACTCATCTCCTGAAAAGCTATCACTGGGCTTATTGCAAAAAGATACAGAGGAGCTGATCTATTATCTATTGCAGCGTTTCAATCGTAAAAAACTGTTTCTGGTTTCCCATTCTTTTGGCTCGATGCTGGGGTTTGATTTTGCAGCTAAACATCCGGAATCACTATATGCTTATATTCCAATTAGTGCGATCGTAGACCAACGGAAAAGTGAGAAATTAACGATGGAAATGTTGAATAAATGGGCAAAGGAAACTCAGAATGCGACCGCAGTAAAAGAACTGGCCCTGGTAAAATTGCCATTCGAGAAGGAAGATGATTTATTCTATTCACAAAAATGGCTGTTCATCCATAATGGGGTCGATTTCGCCAAAGAAGCCGCTTTCAAAGCAAAATATCATGATTGGCTGGCCATTTGGTTCCCTATGTGGAAACAAACAGTGACCAATAACCTTTTCAAAACCCTGCCGGTATTAAATTGCCCGGTATATTTCATAGAAGGAATCGGGGACAAGCAAAAATCCCATTACCTGGTTGAAGACTACTATAAGTTTATAAAAGCGCCAAAGAAAGCCTTGTTTTGGTTTGAAAAATCAGGACATACCGTTTTTAATAGTGAACCAGAAAAACTGCAGCAGGTCATCATTGACGAAATTCTGCCAGCAGCGCTTTCCTCAACCCCCTGA
- a CDS encoding SGNH/GDSL hydrolase family protein, whose translation MKRYLISMLIIMALTDFKSALAQEKKTWNPAADSLSMIHGRGWSNGYKNSYDRLPAEAEKKVRTAVWNLAENSAGLNLRFKTDAEEIVVKFTVKGAFQMPHMPATGVSGVDLYVKDINGKWLWCAGKFAFGDTIQYRFSNILGKEGQVKDWEYKLYLPLYNSVKWMEIGLPKEASLTKIPVQQEKPIVVYGTSIAQGACATRPGLAWTSITGRKLDRPMVNLGFSGNGKLEPEVLDYLRQVDASLYVLDCLPNLISKDMNATLSKKIVNAIRQIQQKRPGVPILLTEHDGFAEAEMQPIRKTEVETINGILRNTVDSLTNTGVKNLYLLSKAAIGQDIESMVDGVHPNDIGMMNYASAYEKKIKSIFKEEEGRISTIIPVTQRRDANTYDWETRHNQVLAYTAAHQPKLVFIGNSITHYWGGQPAAPHVNGKEAWLKYFGNKNAVNMGFGWDRIENVLWRVNHGELDGFSAQQIVLMIGTNNLEFNTDDEILQGLKTLLKTIRYKQHNAKIVVVGILPRKGMELRIAKLNPLIARIAAGKDLKFIDASAVFLNPKKQIDESLFSDGLHPNATGYERLGKILAGQIN comes from the coding sequence ATGAAAAGATACCTGATATCCATGCTCATTATCATGGCTTTAACAGATTTTAAATCAGCGCTGGCACAAGAAAAGAAAACCTGGAATCCAGCAGCAGACAGCCTCAGTATGATTCATGGCAGAGGCTGGTCAAATGGCTATAAGAACAGCTACGACCGACTCCCCGCAGAGGCAGAGAAAAAGGTACGTACTGCAGTGTGGAATCTGGCGGAAAATAGCGCTGGACTAAACCTGAGGTTCAAAACTGATGCAGAAGAGATCGTCGTTAAATTTACAGTTAAAGGGGCATTCCAGATGCCACACATGCCGGCTACTGGGGTGAGCGGTGTAGATTTATACGTTAAGGATATCAACGGGAAATGGCTCTGGTGTGCCGGTAAATTCGCCTTCGGAGACACCATTCAATATCGCTTCTCGAATATTTTAGGAAAAGAAGGCCAGGTGAAAGACTGGGAATATAAGTTATACCTGCCACTGTACAATAGTGTGAAATGGATGGAAATTGGGCTTCCAAAAGAAGCCAGCTTAACCAAAATCCCTGTACAGCAGGAAAAGCCAATTGTAGTATATGGTACTTCTATCGCTCAGGGTGCCTGTGCCACAAGACCAGGTTTGGCCTGGACCTCCATTACCGGAAGAAAACTGGACCGGCCAATGGTAAACCTGGGTTTCTCCGGAAACGGGAAGCTGGAGCCCGAAGTATTGGACTACCTCAGGCAAGTAGATGCCAGTCTATACGTGCTAGATTGCCTGCCCAACCTGATCAGCAAAGACATGAATGCCACACTGAGTAAAAAGATCGTAAATGCCATCAGACAGATTCAACAGAAAAGGCCAGGAGTTCCGATCTTACTTACAGAACATGATGGTTTTGCAGAGGCTGAAATGCAGCCGATCAGGAAAACTGAAGTAGAAACGATCAATGGAATCCTTAGAAACACCGTAGATTCCCTAACAAATACAGGAGTTAAAAACCTGTACCTGCTTTCCAAAGCAGCGATTGGACAAGATATTGAAAGCATGGTAGATGGCGTACATCCCAATGATATCGGCATGATGAACTATGCCAGCGCGTATGAAAAGAAGATCAAAAGCATTTTTAAAGAAGAAGAAGGTCGTATTTCTACCATTATCCCGGTTACGCAGCGGAGAGATGCCAATACGTACGACTGGGAAACCAGGCACAACCAAGTTTTAGCCTATACAGCAGCACATCAGCCAAAACTGGTTTTTATCGGGAACTCCATCACTCATTACTGGGGAGGGCAACCCGCTGCACCGCATGTAAATGGAAAAGAGGCCTGGCTTAAATACTTTGGAAATAAAAATGCAGTGAATATGGGCTTTGGATGGGATCGTATTGAGAATGTACTTTGGCGCGTTAATCACGGAGAACTGGATGGTTTTTCTGCTCAACAAATTGTGCTGATGATCGGTACCAATAACCTGGAATTCAATACAGATGATGAAATTTTGCAAGGGCTTAAAACGTTGCTGAAAACCATTAGGTATAAGCAGCATAATGCAAAAATAGTGGTGGTAGGCATCCTGCCAAGAAAAGGCATGGAGCTCAGAATTGCAAAGCTGAATCCACTAATCGCCAGGATAGCTGCAGGCAAAGACCTTAAATTTATAGATGCTTCAGCGGTTTTCCTGAACCCTAAAAAACAAATTGATGAATCCTTGTTTTCTGATGGTCTGCATCCAAATGCAACAGGATACGAGCGATTAGGGAAAATCCTTGCTGGCCAGATCAATTAA
- a CDS encoding sulfatase, with protein sequence MKLYRPKLQRFLLSVSLVFIGTAGSIYAQKKPNIIVFLVDDMGWQDTSLPFWTQKTPLNERYHTPNMERLAKDGVKFTNAYATPVCTPTRVSMITGMNAAHHKVTNWTSPQLNVSSDNTDEQFAAATWNYTGLSPKAGISNTIYATPYPQLLKDAGYFTVHVGKAHWASVGTPGASPYNLGFIVNVAGHAAGHPQSYFAQDYYGNKPGKNTMQSVPDLEKYYGSDTFLTEALTLEAMKVLDGPIKNKQPFYLNMAHYAVHDPLQADPRFYQKYIDKGIDLQEAKYASLIEGMDKSLGDIMDYLKANDVAQNTIIIFMSDNGGLSLTPPRGGLPHTQNLPLKAGKGSVNEGGIREPMIVKWPGVVKPAATANQYVIIEDFFPTILEMAGLKHYKTIQELDGKSIVPILKNVNYTDNERALYWHTPNKWIPKDGPGINYKSAVRKGVWKLIYNMRDGSKELYDLKTDIGELKDLALENPGKVKELSALLAGQLRKWEAPMPIVKSTGKPAVWPDQTDK encoded by the coding sequence ATGAAATTGTATCGTCCGAAGCTCCAGCGTTTTCTCCTTAGCGTTTCCCTTGTTTTTATCGGCACTGCCGGCAGTATTTATGCCCAGAAAAAACCGAATATCATCGTGTTTCTTGTCGACGATATGGGTTGGCAAGACACTTCTTTGCCTTTCTGGACACAAAAAACACCTTTAAATGAACGTTACCATACGCCAAATATGGAAAGACTGGCGAAAGATGGTGTCAAATTCACGAATGCCTATGCCACCCCGGTATGTACACCAACCAGGGTGAGCATGATCACCGGAATGAACGCAGCACACCATAAAGTAACCAACTGGACGTCGCCGCAGCTCAATGTTTCTTCCGATAACACAGATGAGCAGTTTGCAGCTGCCACCTGGAATTATACCGGTCTAAGTCCTAAAGCAGGCATTTCAAATACGATCTACGCCACTCCATATCCGCAATTGCTAAAAGATGCCGGATATTTCACCGTTCATGTTGGAAAAGCACACTGGGCATCAGTGGGTACGCCTGGGGCAAGTCCGTACAACCTCGGTTTTATCGTAAACGTGGCCGGGCATGCCGCTGGTCATCCTCAAAGCTATTTTGCGCAGGATTATTATGGCAACAAGCCTGGGAAAAATACCATGCAATCGGTACCTGATTTAGAAAAATATTATGGTTCAGATACTTTCCTGACAGAAGCACTTACACTGGAAGCGATGAAAGTATTGGATGGCCCGATAAAGAACAAGCAGCCTTTTTATTTAAATATGGCGCACTATGCCGTACATGATCCTTTACAGGCTGATCCTCGTTTCTATCAGAAATATATAGATAAAGGTATAGACCTGCAGGAAGCTAAATACGCTTCTTTAATAGAAGGAATGGATAAAAGTCTGGGGGATATCATGGACTATTTAAAAGCAAATGATGTGGCTCAAAATACCATCATCATCTTTATGAGCGACAATGGCGGACTCAGTCTGACACCACCGAGAGGTGGTTTGCCACATACACAAAACCTACCTTTGAAGGCTGGTAAGGGCTCTGTAAATGAAGGGGGTATCCGCGAGCCGATGATCGTGAAATGGCCCGGTGTGGTAAAACCTGCTGCAACGGCAAACCAATACGTCATCATCGAAGATTTCTTTCCAACCATACTGGAAATGGCAGGGCTAAAACACTATAAAACCATTCAGGAACTAGATGGAAAAAGTATAGTGCCGATCTTGAAAAATGTAAATTATACCGATAACGAACGTGCACTCTATTGGCATACCCCGAATAAATGGATCCCTAAAGATGGGCCAGGAATCAATTATAAATCTGCGGTCAGAAAAGGAGTCTGGAAATTGATTTATAACATGCGCGACGGCAGCAAAGAACTCTATGACCTGAAAACGGATATCGGAGAACTCAAAGATCTGGCGCTGGAAAACCCAGGGAAAGTAAAAGAATTGTCTGCCTTACTAGCTGGGCAATTGAGGAAATGGGAAGCACCGATGCCGATTGTTAAAAGCACTGGAAAACCAGCAGTATGGCCAGATCAGACCGATAAATAA
- a CDS encoding family 20 glycosylhydrolase, protein MNLKRFLLVSFLAVSTSFSVLSQEASYPIIPKPAQLEKMPGQFNWYKNTVIRNGGGAGFAAATKELQQVTAGLKSSTKRPNFILIKKDQGITAAEGYQLLVEPSQITILTANPEGAFWAISTLKQLIGSSALKPGAASFVVPALKIADAPKFAWRGIHLDVSRHFFDMAYLKTFIDRMVLYKFNKFHIHLTDDQGWRIEIKKYPELTSKGAWRKLNAHDSVCLKLAKDNPDYALPEKHFKTIDGERMYGGFYTQDEMRDLIRYASSRGVEMIPEIDMPGHMMAATKLMPWLTASGISQQGKTFSEPLCPCKETTYEFAENVFSEIFALFPSKYVHLGADEVEKDSWAKSEECKEMMKRENLKSVEELQSHFVHRMERFFNSKGKKMIGWDEILEGGVSPTATMMYWRAWVPKAPKHAAEKGLNMIMMPGEYCYFDFQQDAGSLKKVYGFDPYNYGFTKAEEKLVLGVQAGIWTEYIPSEARLEYMIFPRMQALSEVAWSTGEKDWASFEKRMNAQYPLLDAMNINYRQPDLTGFSPKSVFVDQTTLKIINPLAGSILRYTTDGSHPTVNSKVYNGQLLINKPTQVKITAFRPNGKMGEVYTIDYDQQAYSKGLSLSKAEKGLKFSYYPKSYKSVVEIKEADKKSDAITAAIEIPLKEQAPTFGTQHEGYFYADEDGVYTFYLRADDGSNLYLNNKLLVDNDGLHSAIEKSAQVALGKGYHPFKLLFIEGGGGYTLALDYVGPNGHRKTVSATDFAHE, encoded by the coding sequence ATGAACCTAAAACGATTTTTACTAGTTTCTTTCTTAGCGGTAAGCACCAGTTTTTCGGTGCTGTCACAGGAAGCTAGTTACCCGATTATCCCTAAGCCTGCGCAGCTGGAAAAGATGCCAGGCCAATTCAACTGGTACAAGAACACGGTGATCCGCAATGGCGGAGGAGCTGGTTTTGCAGCTGCCACCAAAGAACTTCAGCAAGTTACTGCTGGTTTAAAGAGCAGCACTAAACGTCCTAATTTTATCCTGATCAAGAAAGATCAGGGAATTACTGCTGCAGAAGGTTATCAGCTGCTGGTAGAACCTAGTCAGATCACCATTTTGACGGCAAATCCGGAAGGCGCTTTTTGGGCGATCTCCACATTAAAACAACTGATTGGCAGCTCTGCATTAAAACCTGGTGCGGCTTCTTTTGTGGTTCCAGCGCTGAAGATTGCTGATGCCCCAAAATTCGCCTGGCGCGGGATCCACCTGGATGTATCCAGACATTTCTTCGATATGGCTTATTTAAAGACCTTTATCGACCGTATGGTCTTGTATAAATTTAACAAATTCCACATCCACCTGACCGATGATCAAGGCTGGCGTATAGAGATTAAGAAATACCCGGAACTGACTTCAAAAGGGGCCTGGAGGAAATTAAACGCTCATGATTCCGTTTGTTTGAAGCTGGCGAAAGACAATCCTGACTACGCTTTGCCGGAAAAACATTTCAAGACTATTGATGGTGAGCGGATGTACGGTGGATTTTATACTCAGGATGAAATGCGCGATCTGATTCGCTATGCGAGTTCCCGTGGCGTAGAGATGATTCCTGAAATCGACATGCCGGGCCACATGATGGCTGCTACGAAGCTCATGCCATGGCTGACCGCTTCTGGAATCAGTCAGCAGGGAAAAACCTTCTCCGAACCGCTATGTCCTTGTAAAGAGACGACCTATGAGTTTGCTGAAAACGTATTTTCAGAGATTTTCGCATTGTTTCCAAGCAAATATGTGCATTTAGGTGCTGATGAGGTAGAAAAAGACAGCTGGGCTAAATCTGAGGAATGCAAGGAAATGATGAAACGCGAAAACTTAAAGAGCGTAGAGGAGTTACAAAGCCATTTCGTGCACCGCATGGAGCGTTTTTTCAATAGCAAAGGTAAAAAGATGATCGGCTGGGATGAGATTCTGGAAGGTGGCGTATCTCCTACTGCGACCATGATGTATTGGAGAGCATGGGTACCAAAAGCACCTAAACATGCGGCAGAAAAAGGCTTGAATATGATCATGATGCCTGGTGAGTACTGCTATTTTGATTTTCAGCAGGATGCGGGATCGTTAAAAAAGGTATACGGATTTGATCCTTACAATTATGGATTTACCAAAGCAGAAGAGAAATTGGTATTGGGCGTTCAGGCGGGCATCTGGACAGAATACATCCCTTCGGAAGCACGTTTGGAATACATGATTTTCCCTAGAATGCAGGCACTATCTGAAGTGGCCTGGAGTACTGGAGAAAAAGATTGGGCTTCTTTTGAGAAGAGAATGAATGCACAATATCCTTTATTGGATGCAATGAACATCAATTACCGTCAGCCGGACCTGACTGGCTTTTCTCCGAAAAGTGTTTTTGTAGATCAGACAACCTTAAAAATTATCAACCCCTTAGCTGGTTCTATTTTGCGTTACACGACAGATGGCAGCCATCCAACGGTCAATTCTAAGGTATATAATGGTCAGCTCCTGATCAATAAACCTACTCAGGTGAAAATTACAGCCTTCCGTCCAAATGGAAAGATGGGTGAAGTTTATACCATTGATTACGACCAGCAAGCCTATTCAAAAGGACTATCCTTAAGTAAAGCGGAAAAGGGATTGAAATTCTCTTATTATCCTAAATCATATAAATCAGTTGTTGAAATTAAGGAAGCGGATAAAAAATCTGATGCCATTACTGCGGCAATAGAGATTCCGCTGAAAGAACAGGCGCCTACTTTTGGAACGCAGCATGAAGGTTATTTCTATGCTGATGAGGATGGTGTTTACACGTTTTACCTTCGTGCGGATGATGGCAGCAACTTGTATTTGAACAACAAGTTACTGGTTGACAATGATGGTTTACACAGCGCGATTGAAAAGTCGGCCCAGGTTGCTTTAGGCAAAGGCTACCACCCTTTCAAACTGCTGTTTATTGAAGGTGGAGGCGGTTATACGCTTGCTTTGGATTATGTTGGTCCGAATGGTCATCGTAAAACGGTAAGTGCAACTGACTTTGCACATGAATAA
- a CDS encoding amidohydrolase: MIHQELTRKKFIQQTMGAIGYGIAASAIPTSTYAMETPERLLSSKALIFKNVLLETGFERDDFEITGTKTALFSMVVEDGKIKSIGPNSNIKGAIDAKGYLLLPAMKDMHIHLDKTYYGGKWKATSKRQRSVQDMISLEEKILPEMLKTSTARAESLIELLQSKGTDFARSHVNIEPSSQLNSLKHLYKAIENKKGSFGVEIVAFPQHGLFKSKSEGLMREAAQMDIDFIGGLDPQNIDGDIEKSIDFTVQLALDYKRGIDIHLHESGESGFKTVQYLIKKVNENPELKGKTFLSHCFALGKLQGKVLEETCEQLAAARIGIISTIPFGGLIMPIPTLYKHGVSVMTGTDSVVDHWSPFGTGSMLQKANLMAQLYGYSTELELSRCLKIATNNVLPLDEQGNQQWPKPGDQADFNLVEASCSAEAVARQSTIKALYHKGSCAYQNLA, translated from the coding sequence ATGATTCATCAAGAGCTGACACGTAAAAAATTCATACAACAAACAATGGGCGCAATTGGATATGGCATCGCTGCCAGCGCTATTCCTACTTCAACTTATGCTATGGAAACACCAGAACGCCTACTCTCTTCAAAGGCATTAATTTTTAAAAATGTATTGCTGGAAACTGGGTTTGAGCGCGACGATTTCGAAATCACCGGCACCAAAACTGCTTTATTCTCTATGGTGGTTGAAGATGGAAAAATCAAGTCTATCGGGCCAAATAGCAATATAAAAGGAGCTATAGATGCTAAAGGATACCTCTTGTTACCTGCCATGAAGGACATGCACATTCATTTAGACAAAACCTATTATGGTGGAAAATGGAAAGCGACCTCCAAACGTCAGCGATCTGTGCAGGACATGATTTCATTGGAGGAGAAGATCCTGCCGGAAATGCTAAAGACTTCCACAGCCCGCGCTGAAAGTCTCATTGAATTACTACAATCCAAGGGAACTGATTTTGCGAGAAGTCATGTAAATATTGAACCCAGTTCTCAATTGAATTCTTTAAAGCATCTTTATAAAGCTATTGAAAACAAGAAGGGAAGTTTTGGAGTGGAAATCGTTGCGTTTCCTCAGCATGGGCTTTTCAAATCAAAATCCGAAGGCTTAATGAGGGAAGCAGCGCAGATGGATATTGATTTTATCGGTGGATTAGACCCGCAAAACATTGATGGTGATATCGAGAAATCCATAGATTTTACGGTACAGCTGGCATTGGATTACAAACGCGGAATTGATATCCATTTACATGAATCTGGGGAAAGTGGTTTTAAGACTGTTCAATATCTGATTAAAAAGGTAAATGAAAACCCGGAACTTAAAGGAAAAACATTCCTTAGTCATTGCTTTGCATTGGGTAAACTTCAGGGTAAAGTACTGGAAGAAACTTGCGAACAATTGGCTGCTGCCAGAATCGGGATCATTTCTACTATTCCTTTTGGCGGATTGATCATGCCAATTCCTACTTTATACAAACATGGTGTATCTGTGATGACCGGTACGGATAGCGTAGTAGACCATTGGAGTCCATTTGGGACTGGCAGCATGCTGCAAAAAGCTAACTTGATGGCACAGCTTTATGGTTATTCCACAGAACTGGAGCTTTCCAGGTGTCTGAAAATTGCGACGAATAATGTGCTGCCTTTAGATGAGCAGGGCAATCAGCAATGGCCAAAACCGGGTGATCAGGCAGATTTCAACCTAGTAGAGGCCAGCTGTTCTGCAGAAGCGGTAGCCAGACAATCAACGATAAAAGCATTGTATCACAAAGGGAGCTGTGCTTATCAAAATCTGGCCTAG
- a CDS encoding patatin-like phospholipase family protein — translation MVRALVISGGGSKGAFAGGLAEYLITVCQYDYKIFIGSSTGSLLVPLLSIGKIDKLKAVFTAVTQDQIFNIDPFIIKKKDGIVKTTINHLGILKMFLKKRMTFGESENLRNLIKKTISRVDYENIQNSGRDVIVTVSNLTKMTVEYKLAKEHSYEDYCDWIWASTSLVPFMSLVTKNGNDYADGGMGDLIPIYEAIQRGATDIDVIVLKSDRNLLQAPAIHNALDLTYRIFGFMLNQIGLDDLTIGKLEGLNKKVKLNFYRPLDALTSNSLIFDPEQMKHWWDLGYKCGEENALNPKVIEIN, via the coding sequence ATGGTTAGAGCTTTAGTAATTTCCGGTGGTGGTAGTAAGGGTGCCTTTGCAGGCGGCCTTGCTGAATATTTAATTACGGTTTGCCAGTATGATTACAAAATATTTATTGGCAGTTCTACCGGAAGTTTACTGGTGCCTTTACTTTCTATTGGTAAAATAGACAAGTTAAAAGCCGTCTTTACTGCAGTCACACAGGATCAGATTTTCAACATAGATCCTTTTATTATCAAAAAGAAGGATGGGATCGTCAAAACCACCATCAATCATCTGGGGATTTTAAAGATGTTTTTAAAAAAACGGATGACCTTTGGAGAAAGTGAAAATCTACGGAATCTCATCAAAAAAACGATCAGCCGGGTTGATTATGAAAACATACAGAATTCTGGCCGTGATGTCATTGTGACCGTTTCGAATCTCACAAAAATGACGGTAGAGTATAAACTGGCAAAAGAGCATAGTTATGAGGACTATTGTGACTGGATTTGGGCTTCTACTTCTTTAGTTCCATTTATGAGTTTGGTGACCAAAAACGGCAATGATTATGCAGATGGGGGAATGGGCGATTTGATTCCCATCTATGAAGCCATACAAAGAGGCGCAACAGATATTGATGTGATCGTTTTAAAATCAGACCGGAATCTATTGCAAGCTCCCGCGATCCATAATGCGCTGGATTTAACCTACCGGATTTTCGGTTTTATGCTCAATCAAATTGGCCTTGATGATTTAACCATCGGAAAATTGGAAGGGCTGAATAAAAAGGTGAAACTGAATTTTTACCGCCCATTAGATGCGCTTACCTCCAATTCCTTGATATTTGATCCAGAACAGATGAAACATTGGTGGGATTTGGGCTATAAATGCGGTGAAGAAAATGCTTTAAATCCTAAAGTGATCGAGATCAATTGA
- a CDS encoding acyl-CoA thioesterase has translation MKDYVFEIQLKVRDYECDIQGVVNNAVYQSYLEHARHEYLLSKSQSFKELTAQGILLMVARIEMDFKRSLSSTDVFTVQLRTERQGVKLVFFQEIIRSSDQALCLKAKVDVVAKVNDKLSRGALFNTLDI, from the coding sequence ATGAAGGATTATGTTTTTGAAATTCAGTTAAAAGTGAGAGATTACGAATGTGATATCCAGGGTGTGGTGAACAATGCGGTATATCAATCTTATTTAGAGCATGCCCGACATGAATATCTGCTGTCTAAATCGCAGTCCTTTAAAGAACTCACCGCGCAAGGAATTCTGTTAATGGTAGCGCGTATAGAGATGGATTTTAAAAGATCGCTCAGCAGTACCGATGTATTTACAGTTCAGCTTAGAACGGAACGTCAGGGCGTAAAACTCGTGTTTTTCCAGGAAATTATCCGCAGCTCGGATCAGGCATTATGTCTGAAAGCAAAGGTAGACGTGGTCGCAAAGGTGAATGATAAACTCAGCAGGGGAGCGCTCTTTAATACCCTGGATATCTGA
- a CDS encoding helix-turn-helix transcriptional regulator, with translation MKNKMRVLRAIKNITQAELSDLIQVSRQTINTIESGKYVPSTVLALKMAKVFNVPVEEIFELEPED, from the coding sequence ATGAAAAATAAAATGAGGGTCCTGAGAGCGATAAAGAATATTACCCAGGCAGAACTTAGTGACTTGATACAGGTCTCCAGACAAACCATCAACACCATCGAATCCGGTAAATATGTACCTTCTACCGTACTCGCTTTAAAAATGGCCAAAGTATTCAATGTTCCTGTGGAGGAGATATTTGAGTTGGAGCCAGAGGATTAG